Genomic segment of Chloroflexota bacterium:
CCCGAAAGGGCGCCGGCGCGGGCGGCTTCCGCGACAGTTATCGGCAGTTCTTCAAAGCCCTGGTCGGCGATGGCGCCGGCAACGTCAGGCGCCATCGCCACGGCCTCATCCAGTCTGCCCCGGTGATATTTGGTGGTTATTTCCCAAGCGGAGATCGCGCTGACGAATACGACGTTTGCATCGTCGCCGATGCGGCGACGGGCCCGCCGCGGCAATCGTTCGCTCCCGTTCACCCACCAGATGAGGGCATGGGTGTCAAGCAGCAACCGCAACTACGGGCCACCCTCCCATAGGGCCAACTCCTCCGGCGGCAGCGGCTGCAAGACGAGGTCGCTTAACTCCTCCCATTCCTTATTTCCCTTCATCGCGCCAAACTGCCGCTTGCCGCGACTCTTGCAGCGCACAAGCTGGGCGACTGGCTTGCCGTTGCGGGCGATAGTGACTTCTTCGCCCGCCTCGACCTGCGCCAGCAGGCGGGACAGGTGGGTCTTGGCTTCGTGGACGTTCACCGTTGTCATGGCCGACTCCTCGGGCGGCTCAGCCTTGTAGTTGACTAAGAATATGACTAATGCCGGAGCGCAGCAAGAATCGGGTAGTGGGTAACTCTGCCTGAAGGTATCCCACAGTGAGCTGTCGGCCAGGGAATGGCGGACGGGGTCGGCGATTGGGTCTCAAGTGACGCGAGGCATGAATTCCCGCCTCCGGAGACTCTTGCAGAATCCAGCCGTGCTTGGGCATGACCTGGCACATCCTTTCCGCACCCAGGTTCAATGACGGGTGGATTCCCGCCTTCGCGGGAATGACGGAGGGGTTACGCAAAGGTCTCCCTTCGCGGGAATGACGAATGGCTAGGCCAAGGTCTCCCTCCGCGTGAATGACGGACTCAGAGTGGGCCACTGCCGACGCTTTGACGCGGTGGATGCGGTTGGGTAGCGTGCGGGCAAGCTGGTTGGGCGGACCGGCGGGGTGAGGAACGGCTTTTGCCGAACAGTTCTGTCCTTGCCCGACGCCGTGGCGCCGCCGCGGCATCGGCAGGGCGGGGAGCATGCCGATGGCCAGCGTCACGCTTGATAACGTCACGAAACGGTTTGGCGACGTTGTCGCCGTCGACGACGTGTCCATCGAGGTCCAGGACCGAGAGTTTCTCGTGCTCGTGGGGCCGTCGGGCTGTGGCAAGTCCACCACGCTGCGCATGGTCGCGGGGCTTGAGGAGCTGACGGGCGGCAACATCTACATCGGCGACCGCCTGGTGAACGACGTGCCGCCCAAGGACCGCGACATCGCCATGGTGTTTCAGAGCTACGCCCTCTATCCCCACATGAGCGTCTACGACAACCTGGCGTTTGGCTTGAA
This window contains:
- a CDS encoding type II toxin-antitoxin system VapC family toxin, giving the protein MRLLLDTHALIWWVNGSERLPRRARRRIGDDANVVFVSAISAWEITTKYHRGRLDEAVAMAPDVAGAIADQGFEELPITVAEAARAGALSGPLNDPFDRMLIAQAISRDLVLISNESTFDRYAIRRLW
- a CDS encoding type II toxin-antitoxin system prevent-host-death family antitoxin, which translates into the protein MTTVNVHEAKTHLSRLLAQVEAGEEVTIARNGKPVAQLVRCKSRGKRQFGAMKGNKEWEELSDLVLQPLPPEELALWEGGP